Proteins from a single region of Hymenobacter aquaticus:
- a CDS encoding heavy metal translocating P-type ATPase, with translation MPPVTASASVPPLTHRACAHCGDACPEPEPIRLAARPALSFCCPGCRAVYELLDASNLCTYYRLDENPGRKVKAVELPGRFDYLDLESVQGQLLSFRSDTHARLTFTIPQMHCASCIWLLENLFKLNPGIGSSRVNFLRKELTVSYQPRVTSLREVVTLLASIGYEPRITLAELGAQPHRASRRLTYQLGLAAFAFGNVMLMAFPDYFSFTGQLQSLFGRFFGGLSLLLALPVLLFSARDFYRSAWQGLRQRYINLDFPISLGLTALFTTSVFDIATGRGPGYLDSFTGLVFFMLIGKWVQQRTYDALRFDRDFTAYFPVAVTLLTKDGGEQSVAVRELRAGQRIRVRHQEIIPADAVLLRGSGLIDYSFVSGESLPVGKVAGDVVYAGGRQVGPAVELEVVREVSQGYLTQLWNNPAFAKDARPTLETYANTVGRYFVAVTLLLAAGAACYWFPRDPQLALRAGTSVLVIACPCALSLATPFALGAALRVLGRHQLYLKNAAVVETLGRATTLVFDKTGTLTDPQRAAVSFHGLALRPADEQRVAALARHSTHPLSQRLVEQLGPAALPVTNFRETTGQGLCGTVAGRAVRLGSAAFVGLPPAPHGERQARVYVALDGLVAGWYEVSSEYRPDLAPLLRQLGQRYQLALLTGDNAADEPRLRQLFGPAAELRFHQSPLDKLHFVEARQRQGQRVVMVGDGLNDAGALRRADAGLALSETLTNFSPACDAMLDAGSLGQLSTFLRFGQDCLHIVLATFVLSFCYNGIGLGLAVQGRFTPIVSAILMPISSLSVMVFATLLVRYAAHRRGL, from the coding sequence GTGCCTCCCGTTACTGCCTCTGCTTCCGTTCCGCCCCTCACCCACCGGGCCTGCGCCCACTGCGGCGACGCCTGCCCCGAGCCGGAGCCCATCCGCCTGGCGGCCCGCCCCGCGCTGTCCTTCTGCTGCCCGGGCTGCCGGGCCGTGTATGAGCTGCTCGACGCCAGCAACCTGTGCACCTACTACCGCCTCGACGAAAACCCCGGCCGCAAGGTGAAGGCCGTGGAGCTGCCCGGCCGCTTCGACTACCTCGACCTGGAATCGGTGCAGGGCCAGCTGCTCTCGTTTCGCTCCGACACCCACGCCCGGCTCACCTTCACCATCCCGCAGATGCACTGCGCCTCCTGCATCTGGCTGCTCGAAAACCTGTTCAAACTCAACCCCGGCATCGGCAGCTCGCGGGTGAATTTCCTGCGCAAGGAGCTGACGGTAAGCTACCAGCCCCGGGTCACCAGCCTGCGCGAGGTGGTCACGCTGCTGGCCTCCATCGGCTACGAGCCCCGGATAACGCTGGCCGAGCTGGGGGCCCAGCCCCACCGCGCCAGCCGCCGCCTCACCTACCAGCTGGGCCTGGCCGCCTTTGCCTTCGGCAACGTGATGCTGATGGCCTTCCCCGACTACTTTTCCTTCACCGGGCAGCTCCAGAGCCTGTTTGGCCGCTTCTTCGGGGGGCTGAGTTTGCTGCTGGCCCTGCCGGTGCTGCTGTTCAGCGCCCGGGACTTTTACCGCTCGGCCTGGCAGGGGCTGCGGCAGCGCTACATCAACCTCGACTTTCCCATCAGCCTGGGGCTCACGGCGCTGTTCACGACCAGCGTGTTCGACATCGCCACCGGCCGCGGCCCGGGCTACCTCGACTCGTTCACCGGCCTGGTGTTCTTCATGCTCATCGGCAAGTGGGTGCAGCAGCGCACCTACGACGCGCTGCGCTTCGACCGGGACTTCACCGCCTACTTCCCCGTGGCCGTGACCCTGCTGACCAAAGACGGCGGCGAGCAGTCGGTGGCGGTGCGGGAGCTGCGGGCCGGGCAGCGCATCCGGGTGCGGCACCAGGAAATCATTCCCGCCGACGCGGTGCTGCTGCGCGGCTCCGGCCTGATCGACTACAGCTTCGTCTCGGGCGAGAGTCTACCGGTCGGCAAAGTGGCCGGCGACGTGGTGTACGCCGGGGGCCGGCAGGTGGGCCCGGCCGTGGAGCTGGAAGTGGTGCGGGAAGTATCGCAGGGCTACCTCACCCAGCTCTGGAACAACCCCGCCTTTGCCAAGGACGCCCGGCCCACGCTGGAAACCTACGCCAACACGGTGGGCCGCTACTTCGTGGCCGTGACCCTGCTGCTGGCCGCCGGCGCGGCTTGCTACTGGTTTCCGCGCGACCCGCAGCTGGCCCTGCGGGCCGGCACCTCGGTGCTGGTCATTGCCTGCCCCTGCGCCCTGTCGTTGGCCACGCCCTTTGCCCTGGGCGCGGCCCTGCGGGTGCTGGGCCGCCACCAGTTGTATCTGAAAAACGCGGCCGTGGTCGAAACCCTGGGCCGGGCCACCACCCTGGTGTTCGACAAAACCGGCACCCTGACCGACCCCCAGCGCGCCGCGGTCAGCTTCCACGGGCTGGCGCTGCGCCCGGCAGACGAGCAGCGCGTGGCCGCCCTGGCCCGCCACTCGACCCACCCGCTCAGCCAGCGGCTCGTCGAGCAGCTCGGCCCCGCGGCCCTGCCGGTCACTAACTTCCGCGAAACGACGGGCCAGGGCCTCTGCGGCACGGTGGCGGGCCGCGCGGTGCGCCTGGGCTCGGCGGCCTTCGTGGGCCTGCCCCCGGCCCCGCACGGCGAGCGGCAGGCGCGGGTGTACGTGGCCCTGGATGGCCTGGTGGCCGGCTGGTACGAAGTCAGCAGCGAATACCGGCCCGACCTGGCCCCGCTGCTGCGCCAGCTGGGCCAGCGCTACCAGCTGGCCCTGCTCACCGGCGACAACGCCGCCGACGAGCCCCGCCTGCGCCAGCTCTTCGGCCCCGCCGCCGAGCTGCGCTTCCACCAGTCGCCGCTCGACAAGCTGCACTTCGTGGAAGCCCGGCAGCGGCAGGGCCAGCGCGTGGTCATGGTCGGCGACGGGCTCAACGACGCCGGGGCCCTGCGCCGCGCCGACGCCGGCCTGGCCCTCTCCGAAACCCTGACCAACTTCTCCCCCGCCTGCGACGCCATGCTGGACGCCGGCAGCCTCGGGCAGCTCAGCACCTTCCTGCGGTTCGGCCAGGACTGCCTGCACATCGTGCTGGCCACCTTCGTGCTGTCGTTCTGCTACAACGGTATCGGGCTGGGCCTGGCCGTGCAGGGCCGCTTCACCCCCATCGTGTCGGCCATCCTGATGCCCATCAGCTCGCTGAGCGTGATGGTGTTTGCCACCCTGCTGGTGCGCTACGCGGCCCATCGGCGCGGCCTGTAA
- a CDS encoding helix-turn-helix domain-containing protein: protein MGRRAYHSNSLSAQVRRHFSLTQAELAQFVGVSAPMLAMAESGRKALGKAADNRLWVLARLLPPPDGQGPEAPAPAAEPVSDPAAPPEAAVLEQRLSRLRFYVIKARFELGQRGTLAQGQARRRWAQEVLRPLLAAPPVEAVWLGADPARDLYWLEGLVIHTNAAPLTLSATERALRQARLRGLEAEVAALEQALAPNT, encoded by the coding sequence ATGGGCCGTCGTGCATACCACTCTAACAGCTTGTCGGCCCAGGTGCGGCGGCATTTCAGCCTTACCCAGGCCGAGCTGGCCCAGTTTGTGGGCGTGAGTGCGCCCATGCTGGCCATGGCGGAATCGGGGCGCAAGGCGCTGGGGAAAGCGGCCGACAACCGGCTGTGGGTGCTGGCCCGCCTGCTGCCCCCACCCGATGGCCAGGGCCCCGAAGCGCCGGCCCCGGCCGCGGAGCCGGTTTCGGACCCGGCCGCGCCCCCGGAGGCGGCCGTGTTGGAGCAGCGCCTGAGCCGCCTGCGCTTCTACGTCATCAAGGCCCGCTTCGAACTGGGGCAGCGCGGCACGCTGGCCCAGGGGCAGGCCCGCCGCCGCTGGGCCCAGGAGGTGCTGCGCCCCCTGCTGGCCGCCCCGCCCGTGGAGGCGGTCTGGCTCGGGGCCGACCCCGCCCGTGACCTGTACTGGCTGGAGGGGCTGGTGATTCACACCAACGCCGCCCCCCTCACGCTGAGCGCCACCGAGCGGGCCCTGCGCCAGGCCCGGCTGCGCGGCCTCGAAGCGGAAGTGGCGGCCCTGGAGCAGGCCCTGGCCCCCAACACGTAG
- the ccoS gene encoding cbb3-type cytochrome oxidase assembly protein CcoS translates to MTIIFLLIGISLLVALLFLGGFLWAVRSGQYEDDYTPSVRMLFDDEPE, encoded by the coding sequence ATGACCATTATCTTTCTGCTGATCGGCATCAGCCTGCTCGTGGCCCTGCTGTTTCTGGGCGGCTTCCTCTGGGCCGTGCGCTCGGGCCAGTACGAAGACGACTACACGCCCTCGGTCCGCATGCTCTTCGACGACGAGCCGGAGTAG